A stretch of the Sulfurimonas sp. HSL-1656 genome encodes the following:
- a CDS encoding transcriptional repressor, with product MNKELIATNLRNHHLKVTPQRLKIVESLNTFGHLNIDMLYQEVKEAYPNVSLATVYKNIAIMTENGLLEEVKVPESKSVFEIRKEPHLHLHCSECGKIEDFSFDTEQIRAHAETVSGYSIQSSDIVLRGVCPACQTNAKK from the coding sequence ATGAATAAAGAACTCATAGCCACGAACCTGCGAAACCACCATCTCAAGGTGACCCCGCAGCGGCTCAAGATCGTCGAAAGCCTCAACACCTTCGGCCACCTGAACATCGATATGCTTTACCAGGAGGTAAAAGAAGCGTATCCGAACGTTTCGCTGGCGACGGTGTACAAGAATATTGCCATAATGACGGAAAACGGGCTCCTCGAAGAGGTCAAAGTCCCCGAGAGCAAGAGTGTTTTCGAGATCCGCAAAGAGCCGCACCTGCACCTGCACTGCAGTGAATGCGGGAAGATCGAGGATTTTTCCTTCGATACGGAGCAGATCAGGGCGCACGCCGAAACCGTCAGCGGCTACAGCATCCAGAGCAGCGACATCGTGCTGCGGGGTGTCTGCCCGGCGTGCCAAACAAACGCCAAAAAGTAA
- a CDS encoding cytochrome-c peroxidase has product MFKKIALTACVLVSAVSAETLTDQAKAMGLAPIPKNTSELYKLIDNPKNPMNAQKVELGKQLFFDPRLSKSEIISCNTCHNLATGGVDGVPAAIGHNWAHNPHHLNSPSVYNAVFAEKQFWDGRSPDLEDQAQGPMQAAPEMAAKPEHVAAVVNSIPAYVAAFRHAYNDQAMVPTFKDIADVIASFERTLVTPSRFDEYLRGCDKALSKEEKAGLQTFIDKGCASCHTGVAVGGGMQPFPLMGKFKYMGVGDFKGDANGMVKVPTLRNVEETAPYFHNGTVWSLKEAIKIMGETQLGVKLTDKETESIETFLKALTGEKPVVEYPVLPARTAETPLPDSGK; this is encoded by the coding sequence ATGTTCAAAAAAATTGCGTTGACAGCATGTGTCCTGGTATCCGCCGTATCCGCGGAAACGCTGACCGATCAGGCCAAAGCGATGGGCCTCGCCCCGATCCCGAAAAATACGTCCGAACTCTACAAGCTGATCGATAACCCGAAGAACCCGATGAATGCCCAGAAGGTCGAGCTCGGAAAGCAGCTCTTTTTCGATCCGCGTCTTTCAAAGAGCGAGATCATCAGCTGTAACACCTGCCACAACCTCGCCACCGGCGGTGTGGACGGTGTACCTGCGGCGATCGGACACAACTGGGCGCACAACCCCCACCACCTGAACTCTCCGTCGGTCTACAACGCCGTATTCGCTGAAAAGCAGTTCTGGGACGGACGCAGTCCGGACCTCGAAGACCAGGCGCAGGGACCGATGCAGGCAGCCCCGGAGATGGCGGCCAAACCTGAACATGTCGCCGCCGTCGTCAACTCGATCCCGGCATATGTCGCGGCATTCCGCCACGCCTACAATGACCAGGCGATGGTCCCGACCTTCAAGGACATCGCGGACGTCATCGCCTCCTTCGAACGCACGCTGGTCACGCCGTCACGCTTCGACGAGTACCTGCGCGGCTGCGACAAAGCGCTTTCCAAAGAGGAGAAAGCCGGTCTGCAGACCTTCATTGACAAAGGGTGTGCAAGCTGTCACACAGGCGTCGCGGTCGGCGGCGGGATGCAGCCCTTCCCGCTGATGGGCAAGTTCAAGTATATGGGTGTGGGCGACTTCAAGGGCGATGCGAACGGCATGGTCAAGGTCCCGACACTGCGTAACGTCGAAGAGACGGCGCCTTACTTCCACAACGGTACGGTCTGGAGCCTCAAAGAGGCGATCAAGATCATGGGCGAGACCCAGCTCGGCGTGAAACTGACCGACAAAGAGACGGAGAGCATCGAGACCTTCCTCAAAGCCCTGACGGGTGAGAAACCGGTCGTCGAGTACCCGGTCCTGCCGGCCCGCACGGCCGAAACTCCGCTGCCGGATTCCGGCAAGTAA
- a CDS encoding thioredoxin fold domain-containing protein, with protein MRLMLSALCLFFGTLHADITWLTRYDEAVAAAQRAHKPLMLFLTRPQCKVRRFMREDVFTDPDVAAYLEAHFIAADIWNDHESLPKKYRVTASPVFTFLDAEKDEIIEQVVGGRPPSRFLETLHSVIDDNPGFQ; from the coding sequence ATGCGCCTGATGCTTTCTGCCCTATGCCTCTTTTTCGGCACCCTGCACGCCGATATCACGTGGTTAACCCGTTATGACGAGGCCGTTGCGGCGGCGCAAAGGGCGCACAAGCCGCTGATGCTCTTCCTGACCCGACCCCAGTGCAAAGTCCGCCGCTTCATGCGTGAGGATGTCTTCACGGACCCGGACGTCGCCGCCTACCTCGAAGCCCACTTTATCGCCGCCGATATCTGGAACGACCATGAGAGCCTCCCGAAGAAGTACCGGGTCACCGCCAGCCCTGTTTTTACCTTCCTCGATGCCGAAAAAGACGAGATCATTGAGCAGGTTGTCGGAGGCAGACCTCCCTCCCGCTTTCTGGAGACCCTGCACAGCGTCATCGACGACAATCCCGGGTTTCAGTAG
- a CDS encoding BatD family protein, with protein sequence MMTKRPLGKILALLLVGLPLFAAVTATVDNPAVTRGDPVTLTLSATGDDIRFPALSEIAGYPIQSRGTSRNISIINGRTTRAIEQRLVFTPTEDVAIPAIDVTVDGTVEHTLPLHVKVVSPQAAPQGAPVQMLLRLSKEKAYVGEPVELDLVFKYLPGERIDDIRISEPTLEHFWIKRINTQAERAADSAGYITQTYRYLLFPQQSGDLEIPAIFAQIGTRVTAQRGGVMNDPFFNDPFFGSARMQYRKVYSEPATLHVSPLPEGLEVYGRFTMRSDVDKTTVDANKPVNFHIHIEGNGNVEDIPKFEPRFEHAIVYANDPKTTSTLKDGRYFGTFDQTIAIIPERDLTITPQAFRYFDAKTARPARLQTDSYFIKVKGATALPAAAVQAAPHVESAIPVATAAEPAASGNGRFGLYEALGIFAAGAAAGILSLWLLMLRGRDRLPGNRELPPMAKRIRAAKSDRALFELLLPLKGSAEAVDAALTLLESNLYRGTDHAVDRQALMAYFSGSAPEGVTFI encoded by the coding sequence ATGATGACGAAACGACCCCTTGGTAAGATCCTGGCACTGTTGCTCGTAGGGCTGCCGCTGTTTGCGGCGGTGACCGCCACCGTCGACAACCCCGCCGTTACCCGCGGCGACCCGGTCACCCTGACCCTCAGCGCCACCGGGGACGATATCCGCTTCCCGGCGCTGTCCGAGATCGCCGGCTACCCCATCCAGAGCCGCGGTACGAGCAGGAATATCTCTATCATCAACGGCCGTACGACCCGCGCCATCGAACAGCGGCTCGTCTTTACCCCGACGGAGGATGTCGCCATCCCCGCTATTGATGTCACCGTTGACGGCACGGTCGAGCACACCCTCCCCCTGCATGTCAAGGTCGTCTCACCCCAGGCCGCGCCGCAGGGAGCGCCGGTGCAGATGCTCCTGCGCCTCTCCAAGGAGAAGGCCTATGTCGGCGAACCGGTCGAACTCGACCTCGTCTTCAAATACCTTCCCGGGGAGCGTATCGACGACATCCGTATCAGCGAACCGACGCTCGAGCACTTCTGGATCAAGCGCATCAATACCCAGGCCGAACGTGCCGCCGACAGCGCGGGGTACATCACCCAGACCTACCGCTACCTGCTCTTCCCGCAGCAAAGCGGCGACCTTGAAATCCCCGCCATCTTCGCCCAGATCGGCACCCGGGTCACGGCCCAGCGCGGCGGGGTGATGAACGATCCCTTCTTCAACGACCCCTTTTTCGGTTCCGCCCGTATGCAGTACCGCAAAGTCTACTCCGAACCGGCGACCCTGCATGTCTCGCCCCTGCCGGAAGGGCTTGAGGTCTACGGCCGTTTCACGATGCGCTCCGACGTCGACAAAACGACCGTAGATGCGAATAAGCCCGTCAACTTCCATATCCATATCGAAGGCAACGGCAACGTCGAGGACATTCCCAAATTCGAACCCCGCTTTGAACACGCCATCGTCTACGCCAACGACCCGAAAACGACAAGCACGCTCAAAGACGGCCGGTACTTCGGCACCTTCGACCAGACCATCGCCATCATCCCCGAGCGTGACCTCACCATCACCCCGCAGGCGTTCCGCTATTTCGACGCGAAAACGGCCCGGCCGGCACGACTGCAGACCGACTCCTATTTCATCAAGGTCAAGGGTGCGACAGCGTTGCCGGCGGCAGCGGTCCAAGCGGCTCCCCATGTCGAAAGCGCCATACCTGTTGCAACGGCAGCGGAACCGGCCGCTTCCGGGAACGGACGATTCGGCCTCTATGAAGCCCTGGGCATCTTCGCCGCCGGGGCCGCCGCCGGCATCCTCTCACTCTGGCTGCTGATGCTGCGCGGCCGCGACCGCCTTCCGGGAAATAGAGAGCTCCCGCCGATGGCCAAGCGGATCAGAGCGGCCAAAAGCGACCGCGCCCTCTTTGAACTGCTCCTGCCGCTCAAAGGGAGTGCCGAAGCGGTTGATGCAGCCCTGACACTGCTGGAATCCAATCTCTACCGCGGCACGGACCATGCCGTCGACCGTCAAGCACTGATGGCGTATTTCAGCGGCAGCGCGCCGGAGGGTGTCACCTTCATCTGA
- a CDS encoding tetratricopeptide repeat protein, with protein MLRHLLPCLAAGLLHAGVTDFHTLSNAASAYNGGDYAAAAEGYGALREKNDAARFNYGDALYKQQKYKEAADIFTQIRAPELRQKALHNLGNSLANLGKTDEAIKAYEEALKLGKDDDTQYNLDLLKKQKEQKKDDQNNQNDQNQSQQNDQQQNKQKQQGDQENKDQKSQDGGSKGEDRQQKEEQKQQDQEKQEHGERDKPQQEAKQQDGRQDEQQQEADRQPEEAPETPNAPDAQDQQAAMADPISDMEERKYNQMLDKRGIKTLMIPLSGKGEPHDDETTPW; from the coding sequence ATGCTTAGACACCTTCTGCCCTGCCTCGCCGCAGGGCTGCTCCATGCGGGGGTGACGGATTTCCATACCCTCTCCAACGCCGCATCGGCCTACAACGGCGGCGATTACGCCGCGGCAGCCGAAGGGTACGGTGCGCTGCGGGAAAAGAACGACGCCGCCCGCTTCAACTACGGCGACGCCCTCTATAAACAGCAGAAGTATAAAGAGGCCGCAGACATCTTTACGCAGATCCGTGCCCCGGAGCTCAGACAAAAAGCGCTGCACAACCTCGGGAACAGCCTCGCGAACCTCGGCAAAACCGACGAGGCGATCAAGGCCTACGAAGAGGCGCTGAAGCTGGGCAAGGACGACGATACGCAGTACAACCTCGACCTGCTGAAAAAACAGAAAGAGCAAAAAAAAGACGACCAAAACAATCAGAACGACCAGAATCAGTCCCAACAGAATGATCAGCAGCAAAACAAGCAGAAGCAACAGGGTGATCAAGAAAACAAGGACCAAAAGAGCCAGGACGGCGGCTCCAAAGGTGAAGATCGGCAGCAAAAAGAGGAACAGAAGCAGCAGGATCAGGAAAAACAAGAGCATGGGGAACGTGACAAACCGCAGCAGGAAGCCAAACAGCAAGATGGCCGGCAGGATGAACAGCAGCAAGAGGCTGACAGGCAGCCCGAAGAAGCACCGGAAACCCCCAATGCGCCCGATGCGCAGGACCAGCAGGCCGCCATGGCCGACCCTATCAGCGATATGGAAGAACGCAAATACAACCAGATGCTCGACAAGCGCGGCATCAAAACATTGATGATCCCATTATCCGGCAAAGGAGAGCCCCATGATGACGAAACGACCCCTTGGTAA
- a CDS encoding VWA domain-containing protein: MHFEQPHLLFLLIVLVPLALLLFTPRKAARNTFAPEVLKLLMQRTSTVPQWLRSALLLTAAALFITALARPVVDNGEIRVQRSTIDLIVGFDISRSMFANDIYPSRLALAKRKFDDLLGDVNGTRIGVIGFSARAFMVSPLTEDFATLRYLVSNMNTDSISLRGTDLLQALQQTDTLLEGSDKKALLLFTDGGDGSDFDEEIAYARAHNIVVFLYNIGTEKGGVIPTAQGAMTDKHGDIVVVRRNDSVKALALQSGGAYLPYSLKHNDIEALADALKAHFTPRREKSDVIRDVQELFVWPLGGGVLLLLMALYSLPQRRRRHA, from the coding sequence ATGCACTTTGAACAGCCGCACCTGCTTTTCTTACTGATCGTCCTCGTCCCGCTGGCGCTGCTACTGTTCACGCCGCGCAAAGCGGCCCGGAACACCTTCGCCCCGGAGGTCCTGAAGCTTCTGATGCAGCGCACCTCCACCGTGCCGCAGTGGCTGCGCAGCGCCCTGCTGCTCACCGCCGCGGCCCTCTTCATCACCGCCCTCGCCCGGCCGGTCGTCGACAACGGCGAGATCAGGGTCCAGCGCAGTACGATCGACCTCATCGTCGGGTTCGACATCTCCCGCTCCATGTTCGCCAACGACATCTACCCCAGCCGTCTCGCCCTGGCCAAACGGAAATTCGACGACCTGCTCGGCGATGTCAACGGTACCCGCATCGGGGTGATCGGGTTCAGCGCCCGCGCCTTCATGGTCTCGCCGCTGACCGAGGATTTTGCGACCCTGCGCTATCTCGTCTCAAACATGAACACCGACTCCATCAGCCTACGCGGCACCGACCTGCTCCAGGCCCTGCAGCAGACCGACACCCTGCTGGAAGGGAGCGACAAAAAAGCACTGCTCCTCTTTACCGACGGCGGGGACGGCAGCGATTTCGATGAGGAGATCGCCTACGCCAGGGCCCACAACATCGTCGTCTTTCTCTATAACATCGGCACGGAGAAGGGCGGGGTCATCCCGACCGCACAGGGGGCCATGACGGATAAGCACGGCGATATCGTCGTCGTCCGGCGCAACGACAGTGTCAAGGCCCTCGCCCTGCAAAGCGGCGGGGCCTATCTGCCCTACTCGCTCAAGCACAACGACATCGAGGCCCTTGCCGATGCGCTGAAAGCCCACTTCACCCCGCGCAGGGAAAAGAGCGACGTTATCCGCGACGTGCAGGAGCTCTTCGTCTGGCCGCTGGGCGGCGGCGTTCTCCTGCTGCTGATGGCACTCTACTCCCTGCCGCAGCGAAGGAGACGCCATGCTTAG
- a CDS encoding VWA domain-containing protein, giving the protein MGEWTLESPWALGLIALFLLCETLCRAKTQQMLFPDTALLRTLSARSGWMTRGIKLLIFTLLALALASPIRQNEVVISDDKGYELSLVLDASGSMRQMDKFGIVKKIVLDFIDKREHDKLALTLFADFAYVAMPLTYDKQSLKQLLSKVDVGIAGMQRTALYEALFMSTKLFKSSDAKEKIAILLTDGLDNTSQVPVDVAIQSAVKHGIKVYVIGVGGRGDYDPEVLQKIARETGGKFYEAGSVERLQWIYDEIDTLEKSEIKADKYVKKHYYFQYPLGAALLLLVLYAVMRRRGHAL; this is encoded by the coding sequence GTGGGTGAGTGGACGCTGGAGTCCCCCTGGGCGCTGGGGCTGATCGCCCTCTTTTTGCTCTGCGAAACCCTCTGCCGGGCGAAGACGCAGCAGATGCTCTTCCCCGACACTGCGCTGCTGCGTACCCTCTCCGCCCGCAGCGGCTGGATGACACGGGGGATTAAACTCCTCATCTTCACTCTGCTCGCCCTCGCTCTCGCCTCGCCGATCCGCCAGAACGAGGTCGTCATCAGCGACGACAAGGGGTACGAACTCTCCCTCGTCCTCGACGCCAGCGGCTCCATGCGGCAGATGGACAAGTTCGGCATCGTCAAGAAAATCGTGCTTGATTTCATCGACAAACGCGAACACGACAAGCTCGCCCTCACCCTTTTTGCCGACTTCGCCTATGTCGCCATGCCGCTGACCTACGACAAGCAGAGCCTGAAACAGCTGCTCTCCAAGGTCGACGTCGGCATCGCCGGCATGCAGCGCACGGCGCTCTACGAGGCACTCTTCATGAGCACGAAGCTCTTCAAGAGCTCCGACGCCAAGGAGAAGATCGCCATTTTGCTCACCGACGGGCTGGACAACACCTCACAGGTCCCCGTCGACGTCGCCATCCAGAGCGCCGTCAAGCACGGCATCAAGGTCTACGTCATCGGCGTCGGCGGCCGGGGGGACTACGACCCTGAGGTACTCCAGAAAATCGCCCGGGAGACAGGCGGAAAGTTCTACGAGGCGGGCAGCGTCGAACGGCTTCAGTGGATCTACGACGAAATCGACACCCTGGAGAAGAGCGAGATCAAGGCGGACAAGTACGTCAAGAAGCATTACTACTTCCAGTACCCGCTCGGCGCGGCGCTGCTGCTGCTCGTGCTTTATGCCGTCATGCGAAGGAGAGGCCATGCACTTTGA
- a CDS encoding DUF58 domain-containing protein — MLAHKSEEILIRTRRNIFGSNAGGNPSIFAGNGLDFAELKEYTIGDDVRTLNWKVTAREQRPFVNVFNEERELNIVCVFLESGSIFFGSQRFKQEVMAEALSLISYSALKNDDRVSTLVFSDKEEFFLPPTRALGSLHVTIPEVLGRDPLGKRVDFTALVDYLNGRVRQRSLIFLIGDFYGGGIDLSLLARHEVYAVIVRDRFEENPALAGEIGLLDAQSMEGTTLELSPGLAARYRDALEVRDKALVEHLAAHRITATKLYTDEEPFVKLSALFRR, encoded by the coding sequence GTGCTGGCGCACAAGAGCGAAGAGATCCTGATCCGCACCCGCCGCAACATCTTCGGCAGCAACGCCGGGGGCAACCCCAGCATTTTCGCGGGCAACGGCCTGGACTTCGCCGAGCTCAAAGAGTACACCATCGGCGATGACGTACGTACCCTCAACTGGAAGGTGACCGCAAGGGAGCAGCGCCCCTTCGTAAATGTCTTCAACGAGGAGCGCGAACTCAACATCGTCTGTGTCTTCCTCGAGAGCGGCAGCATCTTTTTCGGCTCGCAGCGTTTCAAGCAGGAGGTGATGGCCGAAGCCCTCTCGCTCATCTCCTACTCGGCGCTCAAGAACGACGACCGGGTCTCCACCCTCGTCTTCAGTGACAAGGAGGAGTTCTTCCTGCCGCCGACCCGCGCCCTGGGTTCGCTTCATGTGACGATCCCCGAGGTGCTGGGCCGCGACCCGCTGGGCAAGCGCGTTGATTTCACCGCGCTGGTCGACTACCTCAACGGCCGTGTCCGCCAGCGGTCGCTCATCTTCCTCATCGGCGACTTCTACGGCGGCGGCATCGACCTCTCGCTGCTCGCCCGCCACGAAGTCTACGCCGTCATCGTCCGCGACCGCTTCGAGGAGAACCCCGCGCTTGCCGGCGAGATCGGCCTGCTCGACGCCCAGAGCATGGAGGGCACGACCCTGGAGCTCTCCCCCGGCCTCGCCGCACGCTACCGTGACGCACTGGAGGTGCGGGACAAGGCCCTCGTCGAGCACCTCGCAGCCCACCGCATCACCGCGACGAAACTCTACACCGACGAAGAGCCCTTCGTAAAGCTCTCCGCGCTGTTCCGGAGGTAG
- a CDS encoding AAA family ATPase: MNEKIHAIKTEIAKVMVGQEALIDALLIGLITDGHILVEGVPGLAKTTAINSLAKALGLGFKRVQFTPDLLPSDIVGTEMYDQRNGAFKVKMGPAFTHLLLADEINRAPAKVQSALLEVMQEHQITIGDETFKLSDPFLVLATQNPVEQEGTYRLPEAQLDRFMLKVLVDYNSFEEEMQIVDRIANRSVGTIMQVAGADDILAMRDEVQSVHIDEAVTRYMMKIIFATREPEKYGVGEIAQYLEYGASPRASINLYKAAKARAYLRGNDFVTPLDVADTVRGVLRHRMVLNYRAEAAGVTADDLIGTIMQTIKLP, encoded by the coding sequence ATGAACGAGAAAATCCACGCCATCAAGACCGAGATCGCCAAGGTGATGGTCGGGCAGGAGGCGCTGATCGACGCGCTGCTGATCGGCCTTATCACCGACGGGCACATTCTCGTCGAGGGGGTGCCGGGACTGGCGAAGACGACGGCCATCAACTCCCTGGCCAAGGCGCTCGGTCTGGGCTTCAAGCGGGTACAGTTCACCCCCGACCTGCTCCCCAGCGACATCGTCGGAACCGAAATGTACGACCAGCGAAACGGCGCCTTCAAGGTCAAGATGGGCCCCGCCTTCACCCACCTGTTGCTTGCCGACGAGATCAACCGCGCCCCGGCAAAGGTGCAGTCGGCGCTGCTGGAGGTGATGCAGGAGCACCAGATCACCATCGGGGACGAGACCTTCAAACTGAGCGACCCCTTCCTCGTCCTCGCGACCCAGAACCCAGTCGAACAGGAGGGGACCTACCGCCTTCCCGAAGCGCAGCTCGACCGCTTCATGCTCAAGGTCCTCGTCGACTACAACAGCTTCGAAGAGGAGATGCAGATCGTCGACCGCATCGCCAACCGGAGCGTCGGGACGATCATGCAGGTCGCCGGCGCCGACGACATCCTCGCCATGCGCGACGAGGTGCAGAGCGTCCATATCGACGAAGCCGTCACCCGCTACATGATGAAGATCATCTTCGCCACCCGTGAGCCGGAGAAGTACGGGGTCGGTGAGATCGCGCAGTACCTCGAGTACGGCGCGAGCCCCCGTGCCTCCATCAACCTCTACAAGGCCGCCAAAGCCCGCGCCTACCTCCGCGGCAACGACTTCGTCACCCCGCTGGACGTCGCCGACACGGTCCGGGGCGTCCTGCGCCACCGCATGGTACTGAACTACCGTGCCGAAGCCGCCGGCGTCACCGCCGACGATCTTATCGGCACGATCATGCAGACGATCAAGCTCCCCTAA
- a CDS encoding MMPL family transporter, whose translation MNIDRFVDGIIRFRWWAALLIPLITLALASQLRYLQFEGSYRIWFGEESPILRQYDDFRSVFGNDDALLIMFRDDKGVFNPEALGVVERITEALWQTTDIARVDSLTNYQYVHSDPAYPDDVIVEDFIDDPAALSPEQLADKARIAAGEEMIVGRIVSSDMKTTMIAARLTPKAGDDPEVSARLKAAAEAIVARESASGYTFHLGGGPILNMAFIHLGEHDVKVFTPFVLLIAMVLLWFIFRRPSGMLLSLSVVIFTFLIVLAVQVLLGYRLNNFTANLPVFVVAIGIADAMHLFWIYLVGRRRGMANRDAIRFSVRKNLLPTLLTSLTTAVGFASLAVSDVIPVKTLGIATATAALLAFVLTILFVPAMLAILNPKVAQSEEEESESHDAFSLGSARFVMRHDRGILLGSLMLFTLIGIGIAWVKVDSNTVRYFKEHVPFRETVTFVQRHLTGPMAYEVVVDSGEKDGIKSPEFMQTVARFTDAFKAQYPAVRHTTSLVDVVEKFNDVMNGSPTIPAERNLIAQYLLLYSLSLPQGMEINDRMDVDERQLRVTASVDIVDTSLDLEMMRWVEAWWTQTPYPARVNGQAAMFAHMQHDVTDTLVESILLAIAAVSLMMLLIFRNLRMIPLFIIPNVLPIALVVGVMGWLGITIDLGVAVSGAIIIGVAVDDTIHFLVKYREARREGESLEAALAYVYHYAGKAIVFTTLILSAAFMIFALSDFVPNVNFGIVTASALVIAVLIDLLMLPAWLSLADSGKRSLIA comes from the coding sequence ATGAATATCGACCGATTCGTTGACGGCATCATCCGGTTTCGCTGGTGGGCCGCGCTGCTGATCCCTCTTATCACCCTGGCCCTAGCCTCGCAGCTGCGCTACCTGCAGTTCGAGGGGAGCTACCGCATCTGGTTCGGCGAGGAGTCCCCCATCCTCAGGCAGTATGACGACTTCCGTTCCGTCTTCGGCAACGACGATGCCCTGCTCATCATGTTCCGTGACGATAAGGGCGTTTTCAACCCCGAAGCGCTGGGTGTCGTCGAGAGGATCACAGAAGCACTCTGGCAAACGACGGATATCGCCCGGGTCGACTCCCTGACCAACTACCAGTATGTGCACAGCGACCCGGCGTATCCCGACGACGTCATCGTGGAGGACTTCATCGACGACCCCGCCGCCCTCTCCCCCGAACAGCTGGCCGATAAGGCGCGCATCGCCGCGGGCGAGGAGATGATCGTGGGGCGGATCGTCAGCTCAGACATGAAAACGACGATGATCGCGGCGCGCCTCACCCCCAAGGCCGGGGACGATCCGGAGGTCTCGGCCCGGCTCAAGGCAGCGGCAGAGGCGATCGTGGCCAGGGAGTCTGCCAGCGGCTACACCTTCCACCTCGGCGGCGGTCCGATTCTCAACATGGCCTTCATCCACCTGGGCGAACATGACGTCAAGGTCTTCACCCCCTTCGTTCTGCTGATCGCGATGGTGCTGCTCTGGTTCATTTTCCGCCGCCCCTCGGGGATGCTGCTGAGCCTCTCCGTCGTCATCTTCACCTTCCTCATCGTCCTGGCGGTCCAGGTGCTGCTGGGCTACCGGCTCAACAACTTCACCGCCAACCTCCCCGTCTTCGTCGTCGCCATCGGAATCGCCGACGCCATGCATCTCTTCTGGATCTACCTCGTCGGCCGGCGGCGGGGCATGGCCAACCGGGACGCCATCCGCTTCAGCGTGCGCAAGAACCTCCTGCCGACCCTGCTGACCTCCTTGACGACCGCCGTCGGGTTCGCCTCCCTGGCGGTCAGCGACGTCATTCCCGTCAAGACGCTGGGCATCGCAACGGCGACGGCGGCGCTGCTCGCCTTCGTGCTGACGATCCTCTTCGTGCCGGCCATGCTGGCGATCCTCAACCCGAAAGTGGCACAGAGCGAAGAGGAAGAGTCCGAAAGCCATGACGCGTTCTCACTTGGCAGCGCCCGTTTCGTCATGCGCCACGACCGCGGCATCCTTCTCGGCAGCCTCATGCTCTTTACGCTGATCGGCATCGGGATCGCCTGGGTGAAGGTCGATTCGAACACGGTGCGCTACTTCAAAGAGCACGTCCCCTTCCGGGAGACGGTGACCTTCGTGCAGCGCCACCTCACCGGTCCGATGGCCTACGAGGTCGTCGTCGATTCGGGGGAGAAGGACGGCATCAAGTCCCCCGAATTCATGCAGACGGTGGCCCGCTTCACCGACGCGTTCAAAGCGCAGTACCCCGCGGTGCGCCACACCACTTCCCTCGTCGACGTCGTCGAAAAGTTCAACGACGTCATGAACGGCAGCCCGACCATCCCCGCAGAGCGGAACCTGATCGCCCAGTACCTGCTGCTCTATTCCCTCTCCCTGCCCCAGGGGATGGAGATCAACGACCGTATGGACGTCGACGAACGGCAGCTGCGGGTCACTGCGTCGGTGGACATCGTCGACACCTCCCTGGACCTGGAGATGATGCGGTGGGTCGAAGCGTGGTGGACACAGACGCCCTATCCCGCCAGAGTCAACGGGCAGGCGGCGATGTTCGCACATATGCAGCACGACGTCACCGACACGCTGGTCGAGTCGATCCTGCTGGCCATCGCGGCGGTCTCGCTGATGATGCTGCTGATCTTCCGCAACCTGCGCATGATCCCGCTCTTTATCATCCCCAACGTCCTGCCCATCGCCCTCGTCGTCGGGGTCATGGGGTGGCTTGGGATCACCATCGACCTCGGCGTCGCGGTCTCCGGGGCCATCATTATCGGCGTTGCGGTGGACGACACCATCCACTTCCTCGTCAAGTACCGCGAAGCGCGCCGGGAGGGCGAAAGCCTCGAAGCCGCGCTCGCCTACGTCTACCACTATGCGGGCAAGGCGATCGTCTTTACCACCCTCATCCTCAGCGCCGCCTTTATGATCTTCGCGCTGAGCGACTTTGTCCCCAACGTCAACTTCGGGATCGTCACGGCGTCGGCGCTGGTGATCGCCGTCCTCATCGACCTCCTGATGCTCCCCGCGTGGCTGAGCCTCGCCGACAGCGGCAAGCGGAGCCTCATCGCCTGA